Below is a window of Cardiocondyla obscurior isolate alpha-2009 linkage group LG13, Cobs3.1, whole genome shotgun sequence DNA.
GAGACAACTACGAAATTATAAAGATCCTTCTGGATCGTGGATCCACTCTGCCGATGCCGCACGACGTTCGCTGCGGGTAAGATCTCGAAAACTCATTAATCACTTTTACGATCGTGGAGTAAAGATTAAGGGACTTCCGCGTTcagcgaaaaaaatttatttaaaattttttattataaattataatttacgttgtacactaatttttttttctttctttttgtttcttttttaaataactatttAATCTCTGAATAAGTGTTTGAGAAGCGTCAGGTCGTTGATGCGCTGAAAGCGCTTTTTGggagtaattaatttcctcggcaggtttattatctttattcctttGTGCGGACGCGacaaaaactaattaaattaagccaGCGTGCACAAACACGCGTTACTATCTCCAGTCTTTACGACATAATTTGTGGTACttagattaaaatttcagATACTATTagaagaattttatattacacgaAAACGATATTATTTGCTTGGCTACTTGTATATTGGGAAGAATAGGTTTACACGGGAGGCAAATTTAAAcaacaatatttttcgttGGAATTTCGCGTGAAGAGGTGCCATTTTTCGGACAAAAGCTATACCGAGTGCAGAGTATTTGCATTCATCACTTATGGCGCGTAgcttttattcgcgaaataccgttcttttgaaatttatacgaaaaatattatttaaagccATTTTGTTCTGTACATTTAAAACTATTTGTTTGATTCATACTTGGAGACATAAAAAGATGCATGGACCAAGTTTTTTACGGTTTGGAATTTTCTTCATTGCGAAGTGGCCGAATTTCAGTTGCGCACggaaaatgatttaatttaaaaaacatgcaCGTTGttctggtaaaaaaaaaaaaaaaaaatagtaagcCGCGTTCATCCCAGCTATTTGTTATTTGTTCCAGATGCGACGAATGCGTAACATCACGAATGGAAGATTCCCTGAGGCATTCGAGGAGCCGAATAAACGCCTATCGGGCGTTGGCGTCGCCGTCCTTGATAGCACTGTCGTCTAAGGATCCCATTCTGACTGCGTTCGAGCTCTCATGGGAACTTCGACGACTCTCGTTCTTGGAACACGAATTCAAGTGCGAGTATCAGGTAAGAAATTGATGTTACCATATATtattcgtgaaaaatatagttttatcTACCATGCGCAATGTCTGATGTCAAAGGTTTCAATTTTACCTTTGCAATACTTTGCGATACCTGCGCCAAATGACGTGCtcgatttataaaatatgcttTGATAAAACGTTTGCTGTAAAATACTTACGGACGcagaaagaaaattgaaaaataaatttgtaaaataacatTACGCACGAAAGGACAGTAAAGTCCCTTGCATCTTCGAAATCTCGTCACATGGCTCGTTCGCTTTTCAAGTGGATGAAGgcatttgcttttttttttttttttttttttttttaacgcaatcTTTCCTTTCTATAACAATATTTCCCTTTCGCGGAAACAAATTTATCTCGGTTAGCGGGCCACGGCAGTTAACACGTGTTTTCCTTAATTTAGCGGTCTTGCAGATGTACGTCCGTGCTTTCCTTTCCGTCTCTTTTAGCTTTCGAGCTTAGTTCAAGCGTGTTCTGCGAGTTATATGCTagcttttctctctctctctctctctctctctctctctctctctctctcgtttcttctCGGTGCTTAAGTGGCGAAAGTTTATAAGTGCTCACCACGCTCGAACTACTTTTGATTTATACACACATAAATCGCACTTCACAATAGCAATACACCAAACAAGTGGCGTTATCAGGTTATTTTACAGGTTTCCTGCCACGCCCTTTGTTCTCCCTTTCAACCTCGTCAACGTTCCGGTTTCCTCCTGAGCCCTTCTCGTACCCTTTCGACGTCGTCATCGACCGCGTTTCTTCGACCCCTCTTGTTCTTCATTCACCCATTTTTTCTTTGGGAAACGTCCGTCTTTTTGCTTCTATTTTGCCGTTATATCGCTCCCCATCTTTCAAGTGTCGATATAAAGAACAGCTCAATGAAGATGACTTTGAGAGTAAAGTGAATAAAGTTTGATAAATTGCCGGAAGTGCTCCTTCGCTTTTCTTCTattctccccttttttttttttttttttgtattttttggtttttatgctcgaagttaatttaattcgtgGGCTCTTATTTTAACCGTAAATGAACTTCTCACTTGAATATATTAAGCTGCATGTAACTGCAGACCGTACACCacagagaaatatatttctcgtgTCATAGGAAAATGTTAGGAGACACGTTAAATATATTGCGTATCTTCGTGTCCCGCAAGATAACTTCAGTTTACGGCATCGTTGAGATAGAAGACTCGTAACTTGGCGTTGCAGACAATTTGGAGTAACGGTGGTTTTCTGCAGATAGAAGACGTGTAACCTTACAATCGCGTCTGTTATTCGCTCGGTTATTTCTTGGTTTCTTTTGTATCTCGAATAAATAactatataaaaagaaaaaaaaaaagacagaaagaaataaaatgaggAAACTTGAGTGGTTCAATCAGAagaccaattttttttttttcgaaatcgAAAGCCACCGCGTTTGTGACGCGAAATACTTTATAAAGATAAAGGCCTCGATGCACGTGCCGCATACGTTGCCTGCCGATCGATAATGAAAGTAGATTATAACCGAACGACTTCCCCATTATATTCGCCTTTCTAAGAAGTGGAGTATATAACTTCCTACGGCGATTCACAGTTTATGTCGACTAACAATGCGGGACACATCACGGAAACTGTTATATCCACGTGAGTACGTGACGAGAATTCAATTGGACTCGGCGCAAGATTGGCGAACGATTAGGATAGGATCTCGAGCGCTTGTCGACCTTGCGGGAAGGAAGTTCGATCTGCCGCGGGCTTTGTCAACCGCGCAGAATTCTTTCTCGGCTCGCAATTACCCGACGCGCGGGGCGGCAACGCGGAAAATCAGCTGAATTTCCTTACGGAAACTCGAGAGATCCCGCGATCCGTGGTTGTGTAATTAGAGCAATTGTTTTTAGCGATCTTAATTGTTAAGCCGGGCGCCCTTTTCCTAAGGGCGTATTTTCGAAATTGCATTACAGCGATCGGTAGCAATTTCGTCGTAATTTCAGGAACTCCGAAGACAGTGCCAAGATTTTGCGACCGCATTGCTGGACCACACTAGAAGTTCCTACGAGCTCGAAGTCTTGCTGAATCACGACCCAACGGGACCAGCTTTTGAGCATGGAGAGCGGATGCACCTCAACCGCTTAAAATTGGCCATTAAGCTGAGACAAAAAAAGGTACGACGTAAAGAGTtatcgtacaatttttttttttatcatattcgatatataatattaaaactagatttttatatattttaacaattgacgatcacaaaaatatttatttaaattttatacaagcttaaatataattatcgtttCTTTAGATCGAGTTTATCGTGAAGCGCGCGGGGAAGCATGAGTTAATAAActtttagataattattaatgcaagTATAATCGAggtttgattaaataaaggaaCGAAAACGCAGGCGACGTTCGTTAGTGCGTTACGTGCGATAATTAGGGATGACAGTTAGGGAAAGATAGTTTAATAAGATTAGGGAAGATAGTAATTGCAGCCTCTGATGGCACGAGAGGCTGCCCATCTTCTCCTAGTCGTATGACCGGAAACTATCGGTCAATATCGCGTTACCTGGATATTTCCAGTTCGTGGCGCATCCTAACGTGCAGCAGCTACTGGCATCGATTTGGTACGAGGGCTTGCCGGGGTTTCGAAGGAAGAACATGTTCCTCCAGGCGCTTGAGATCGTCAGGATTGGCGTTCTCTTTCCATTTTTCAGCGTAGGATACATCATCGCGCCTCACAGTATGGTCGGCCAAACGATGAGGAAGCCGTTTATCAAGTTCATCTGCCATTCCGCGTCGTATTTCACTTTTCTATGTAAGCACGCATTTATTTCCCACGTGGCAGTTACGTTGCGACATGATTTTTCGTTTAGACAGAATGTTAATTTTGTTGAGTCGAGCCGCGACGAATGGATCTTTACGCGCTTAAGGCACGCAAAACGTTTCGATGACAGGGTCAGTCGTTTCGCACTCGGGGCGATTTCGTGTCACACTTTAAATCTAATCACTTCTGGCACGACATCCGGCCGTAACCTGGCTATTTCCTAGATTGTTCGGGCACACTTGATCAGCGCGACCTAAATATCCTGCACACTCCGGAAATATCGGTGGCACCGTTGAATCAGCTTGATGCTTACCTCTCATTCTTACAAACAATTTCTCCTTCCGGTTTCCAATTACGATTGGGTGAAATATATAGCGTACGTTGCCGAAGTCGATACGCGAAATCGCGTCAAGTGATCGTCCCGCGTTATCGTAATTATCGTCCGTAACACGTcattcgttattaaattttttcttagagcatctgtaacaaatataattttataaaaagattattttaatgacaCGCAACgttatcagaaaaaaaaaagaaacaagactATTTCATAAACCGAACGTTTCGGAATCCGGAATTTCGTGTGGAACGACCCAATAATTTCCACATATTTGCGATATCCAATATGACTCACACGGCCGCGTAAGTGTTCAGGAAGGAGAGACACACACTCGGAACAGCGTTTCCTATGGCGTATTTAACTTCGCGGCACGTTAGCAGATTAAACATCCACGTGGCAAACGTCAAACAGTTTACAAATACCTTTCGGTGCCGCCACCAATAATAGTCGTACATTAACGCGCGGAATTCAGGTGGTTGAGAAGCATTACTATCCTGAGATTAATTGCTCGCCCGCCACAAGCGATACATCTTCGGCTTGGCTATTCATCACCCTCCGATGTGATAACGCCGCAACAGGACCAAGTTTATTAGATGAATTAATGCAGATGTAAAATATAGATATCTCTCTTTTCGccggagaaattaaaaaaataaaaaagaaaaaaaaaaatttattcattatcGCGGCTCTTCTAACGTTAAACGCTTGAGATATtaattcgcgaataaaatctcCGCTGAAATAAATTCTATCTCGACGGAATCAAGTCGCACGATCAGTTACGACTCCACGTTCGAATTACCGAGTGTTCTGAATTTTTAACGATGATGAATGCACATAATTTTCCCTGCGCAGTCATGTTAATTCTGGCTAGTCAGCGGATAGAGAGCGTGATCGGTAATTGGATGGGGCACGAAGTCGACGAGCACGAACCAGCCCCGACGAAAAGAGGTGCCGCGCCAACGATCGTGGAATGGTAAGACTCCTTTCAGCTTCGCGCACGCGTTCGGCGTGTTATTATTTCTGAAtttgatacattttataattccGCTGACGAGCAACGTGGGGATTCGGGAGCAATTTTACGAGCAATTTTGATAGAAAATTGTAGAAGCGAAAAAAGAATACGTAAataagagagaagaaaagtaaagggaaaagaaaagcttGGCGAAATCCATGTAATATCTACCGGCTTATGGCACTCTCCGCTCGTGCGGAAGGCTGTAATATAGAACGTAGAAGCGTTACACACACAGTAAGTCGGTGGTAAACGAGATAAACCCTAGAGACGAGCGTGCAATCTCGAaggaatctttttttttttttttttctttttctttccttcacGATGACGAGATCGAAACGAGGTGATCAAAATCTGTcatattgcaaatttatattcgtcTCGGCGCCCAGATTGATTTCGCGTTTATTTTGACATGTCATTAATAAGATGTCACTAGAAGTCTACTTTTTCTCATGCCGCTAAGTCAATAAGTAAAGGCGCGAGCAATTATAATAGCAAAAGAGTGAaagaaataagagaaaaaaaaaaaaaattttttaaaaagaaaaaatagagaagaatGATGAAGGTAGCGAAGTGCTAATTtcaatgaataaatttaaattcgcgATATCGTTCGAGGCACGGAACTCGGTGGATGAATAAATTATGCGACGTGATCTAAGATGCTACTGTCGTCGAAGGACGTAATTAAATGCGGACGATCGTAACTACGCAGGTTCATATTGGCTTGGGTGTCGGGACTGATTTGGTCGGAGGTGAAACAATTGTGGGACGTGGGTCTGGAGGAGTACGTGAACGATATGTGGAACGTGATCGACTTCGTAACGAACTCGCTGTACGTAGCCACGGTGGCCCTCAGGGTTGTGGCTTACTACAGGGTGCAAAAGGAGAACGAGAACCAGGCACCGGGATCAGTGATCCCAGCACTTCAGCGTGAAGAGTGGGACACTTGGGACCCGATGCTCATCTCCGAGGGTCTCTTCTCCGCCGCCAACATCTTCAGGTAATAAATTGCGAGTGTGTCCGATCGCGCAACCTTCGATCGGCGTACAACGAAGCACGGGATAGGATCCGCGATTACGATAAGCTCCCGGAAACGCGAGGAATCTCTTCTCGCGAACCTTATAAGCGCTACAACCTAAATCTTTTCGTTCACGGTGAGAGATAACGGGGGCGAATTATGATATTTCTCGGTTATGATCGCCAGTCGCGATAACCGAAATTTATGCGGGCGCGTTTAGAACGTGCTTTGAATGTGAATGGCCAGGGCGTCGCTTAAAGTGCAAATGAATCTTTGATTACCGTGAGCCGATGCAGCCGAGCGGTACAAAACGTAAAAGCCGCCTCGGCAAAGTTAACATAGGAAATTACTAACACTTAGGTATCATCCGGATTAAAAGCGGGGAATAATATTGCGTTACAGTTCGCTAAAGCTCGTCTACATATTCTCGGTGAATCCTCATCTCGGCCCGCTGCAAGTTTCCCTGTCGAGGATGGTCATGGACATTATGAAATTCTTCTTCCTCTACGTGCTGGTACTCTTCGCCTTCTCGTGCGGTAAATGAAATAAACGTCGCGCAATAAAATGTACCGCGCggggataaaaattaatgtaaaagaaaaaaaattaatttttcttacagGACTCAACCAACTTCTCTGGTATTACGCGGACATGGAGAAAAAGCAATGTCCATCGGCGATGCCGTTTTCGGCCAATGTTAGCACCACTAATGCTGACCCGAATGCGTGCACCGTTTGGCGGCGATTCGCAAAGTACGCAATTCCTGTCTCGTTACATAAATATTgtcattttataaaacaaaaatacataGGACGAATTAATTCAAAAATCTGTCGAAGTAAAAGgagagaatattaaaatttctattgtTTTAGAAACGATGTTTTTAAAGatacatgttttatttaaaatgttaaaattttacatttgataATTATTCAGAATTTGTTGCtccgcgttatttattttcgacaATGTAACAATGTAAATTTTGTGTGCAGTTTGTTCGAGACCATACAAACGCTCTTCTGGGCGGTTTTCGGCCTGGTGGACCTCGACAGTTTCGAACTGGACGGCATCAAGGTGTTTACCAGATTCTGGGGCATGCTGATGTTCGGTACTTACTCGGTTATTAACATCGTCGTTCTTCTAAATCTCCTGATCGCTATGATGAATCATTCCTATCAACTAATCTCGGTAAGTGCTGCATCtttagcgaaaaaaaaaagaaaaaaaaaactttacgcGTACCTTCGTGTACGCGAGATCGTTGACTAATTTAACTTAAAGCGAAGAAAACGATGAAATAAACATTACTTGCGTTAAATGTCGCATTAAATGGATTAATCGCGAGATAAAGGCGACGTTCATTCTCCGCGATAATTAACAAAAGTGCGCGCGAGATATCTTGAAACACCGGAGCGACGTCATACGGAAAATACGGCGGCGGATCGTACCTCGCCGTACTTTTTGCATCTATAATTAGTCGAAACTAATTAGCGGGGTAACTCTCGGTGCTCGTAATTAGGAACGCGCCGACATCGAGTGGAAGTTCGCGAGGAGCAAACTCTGGATCAGCTATTTCGAGGAGGGCGGCACCGCTCCGCCGCCGTTCAACATCATACCGACCCCGAAAAGCGCCTGGTACGTCGCACGATGGGTGTATCGGAAGCTCTGCGGACACAGCAGGGCGGCCAAGAAGGAGCACATGCGAACAATCAGGGTAAGAAAGACAGCCCGCGTACGTTTTCGCGGAGCCAAAATGGCACGGGCCGCCGGTACTTTTATAGGAAAAGTTCCCCGGCGGGGTCGTACGCTCTTCAATTTTCGTACCTCTCAAATTTTTATTGGCCGCGCAAACGCGAAGCGAGAACTGTAGAATAAAATGTCAATGCTAACATGTCACAGGGGATTCGAGAATGCCGGaggatattgaaatatttattctatcGTGATGGATGCTTCCTGCAAATTTCTCTGGGGCTTCTTCTGGTCTTCGCTTttgaatgcaaaaatatttctcggcAATTATTCTTGATCATgctcatttataaatttataaatccgATAATGCTTGACATTGGGCATAAATTCCGgcgtttcgatattttttgatatttgATATTTGATATTTGAAGAATCTGGTACGCGAATACGCGACGCAATGTGCCCGACGAATCTGGAGCGTGATATATAAAGCGCGTTTTGGCCTGCACTTTCCAACGTAAACTTTTGAAGGGTCTCGATCTCTGATTCTTGTTACAGCGAAAAGTGAAGCAGGCTTCCGAGCGGGACTTCAGGTATCAAAGTATCATGAGAAATTTGGTAAGACGATACGTCACCGTCGAGCAACGTAAGGCCGAAGGCGAGGGTGTCACGGAAGACGACGTGAACGAAATCAAGCAGGACATCAGTGCATTTCGCTGCGAGCTTATCGAGATACTGAAGAACTCCGGCATGAATACCTCTACCGCGGCGAGCAGCGGTACCGGTAAGTTGAAGCGACGAGTGAGAAGAAGTAAATTGCCCCGCGCATATCCCGCATGAGAAGCATACGATTAAGTTGCACGGCGCTGCTAACGTAAAACTTAAGTGCATGTACGGCTGATACTGATCGCACGTGTAGTCGGTTTCTTAAAAGTAAACGGGGTTACGGTTGAGACAGTACCGTCGCCGAGTTAATCCCGCGGGACAAATATTCGTGACGCGCGggcggaaattaaaatgattgaTCCTTCGTTACGCGGGAAAGggtaattaatctaattaagaattttaccCGACGACTTTATAGGTATCGCGCCAGTTTAACTCTTCAATTATTCGTAATGAGAAAATGTGTATGAAATAATGTCTTATCCACGACCTGTACAAgttttgcataaataaattttatcgtatCAATctaacttatattttttttttatttctctctttctcaatTTTATGCCGAGTGTTAGCTTACACagattgttattaaaaaagtttcgcAGCAGGCGTAGGATTTTAGAATGATTTTTGAAAGTACAgcgtaattctttttcttcttatttattaacactaaaaaaaaaaattagaaaaataattttatttattaattattattatttttttttacagtggTATGTTATGTGTTATAATTATGTGTAGTAACATTAACTTGTCTTCCtgagtttttttaatttatttcttagcgtatttaagtttcttttagttttttttttagtagatCGCTTGAGGCTGCTCGTCGAATTTCTGTTTATCCCCTAGACGGTAGCCTTAAAGAGCTGTCCGTAGGTGCGGGTGGCAAGAAAAACCGCCAGAAAGAGCGGCGGTTAATGAAGGGTTTCAACATTGGGCCACAACCGGGCGGAAGTGGTACCCTGCCGCCCGTGGCGGAATTCATCGCATCCCTTCAGCAAGCACAGCACG
It encodes the following:
- the Trpgamma gene encoding transient receptor potential-gamma protein isoform X2, which codes for MLHNHEMNFELVGRIIRHRWESGFTQFLAGGDHDRNIPEIETTYEDEEHFARGSRTPGEDIVGEEDDGQGRSSTNNFPLRMASDTTRGRITSVAGSFLRGSAGQHVNFDPEAPPLPQAHMVQTTSLLERPEIDKKVKRHSIHGMMEEENVVRPHQEMASLSLQEKKYLLAVERGDVASVRRMLQKAHEADININCVDPLGRSALLMAIDNENLEMVELLIEHKVDTKDALLHAISEEFVEAVEVLLEHEETLHKNGDPHSWEALPPDTATFTPDITPLILSAHRDNYEIIKILLDRGSTLPMPHDVRCGCDECVTSRMEDSLRHSRSRINAYRALASPSLIALSSKDPILTAFELSWELRRLSFLEHEFKCEYQELRRQCQDFATALLDHTRSSYELEVLLNHDPTGPAFEHGERMHLNRLKLAIKLRQKKFVAHPNVQQLLASIWYEGLPGFRRKNMFLQALEIVRIGVLFPFFSVGYIIAPHSMVGQTMRKPFIKFICHSASYFTFLFMLILASQRIESVIGNWMGHEVDEHEPAPTKRGAAPTIVEWFILAWVSGLIWSEVKQLWDVGLEEYVNDMWNVIDFVTNSLYVATVALRVVAYYRVQKENENQAPGSVIPALQREEWDTWDPMLISEGLFSAANIFSSLKLVYIFSVNPHLGPLQVSLSRMVMDIMKFFFLYVLVLFAFSCGLNQLLWYYADMEKKQCPSAMPFSANVSTTNADPNACTVWRRFANLFETIQTLFWAVFGLVDLDSFELDGIKVFTRFWGMLMFGTYSVINIVVLLNLLIAMMNHSYQLISERADIEWKFARSKLWISYFEEGGTAPPPFNIIPTPKSAWYVARWVYRKLCGHSRAAKKEHMRTIRRKVKQASERDFRYQSIMRNLVRRYVTVEQRKAEGEGVTEDDVNEIKQDISAFRCELIEILKNSGMNTSTAASSGTDGSLKELSVGAGGKKNRQKERRLMKGFNIGPQPGGSGTLPPVAEFIASLQQAQHENSHHDLFGSTLSGIFGPGTTPKKSPHHTSTNSVPGLASGSRQSHTTRSSSRKKRWGTLIEAAKAGRVSRLIGRSRSEDSVYSPASEDGGSRSEGSSDSKSSLEGASHDVQSVQHPSHHHSHSHHAHHHETHHMFTHGLGPALAALRKKRKKFSASRSSTPAMTSSTNTNPADSSTTSSVATVLAARISSKKQLQRASSVPTRGPELTAQSSLTSSRRHEVTQSQQPSLDVAEINERMNVQQDVIVPLTPSTTEESMVASGSTSITAKRNGSATQLQRLPGIEPISGHDVFSGWL
- the Trpgamma gene encoding transient receptor potential-gamma protein isoform X3, with product MLHNHEMNFELVGRIIRHRWESGFTQFLAGGDHDRNIPEIETTYEDEEHFARGSRTPGEDIVGEEDDGQGRSSTNNFPLRMASDTTRGRITSVAGSFLRGSAGQHVNFDPEAPPLPQAHMVQTTSLLERPEIDKKVKRHSIHGMMEEENVVRPHQEMASLSLQEKKYLLAVERGDVASVRRMLQKAHEADININCVDPLGRSALLMAIDNENLEMVELLIEHKVDTKDALLHAISEEFVEAVEVLLEHEETLHKNGDPHVNSWEALPPDTATFTPDITPLILSAHRDNYEIIKILLDRGSTLPMPHDVRCGCDECVTSRMEDSLRHSRSRINAYRALASPSLIALSSKDPILTAFELSWELRRLSFLEHEFKCEYQELRRQCQDFATALLDHTRSSYELEVLLNHDPTGPAFEHGERMHLNRLKLAIKLRQKKFVAHPNVQQLLASIWYEGLPGFRRKNMFLQALEIVRIGVLFPFFSVGYIIAPHSMVGQTMRKPFIKFICHSASYFTFLFMLILASQRIESVIGNWMGHEVDEHEPAPTKRGAAPTIVEWFILAWVSGLIWSEVKQLWDVGLEEYVNDMWNVIDFVTNSLYVATVALRVVAYYRVQKENENQAPGSVIPALQREEWDTWDPMLISEGLFSAANIFSSLKLVYIFSVNPHLGPLQVSLSRMVMDIMKFFFLYVLVLFAFSCGLNQLLWYYADMEKKQCPSAMPFSANVSTTNADPNACTVWRRFANLFETIQTLFWAVFGLVDLDSFELDGIKVFTRFWGMLMFGTYSVINIVVLLNLLIAMMNHSYQLISERADIEWKFARSKLWISYFEEGGTAPPPFNIIPTPKSAWYVARWVYRKLCGHSRAAKKEHMRTIRRKVKQASERDFRYQSIMRNLVRRYVTVEQRKAEGEGVTEDDVNEIKQDISAFRCELIEILKNSGMNTSTAASSGTGAGGKKNRQKERRLMKGFNIGPQPGGSGTLPPVAEFIASLQQAQHENSHHDLFGSTLSGIFGPGTTPKKSPHHTSTNSVPGLASGSRQSHTTRSSSRKKRWGTLIEAAKAGRVSRLIGRSRSEDSVYSPASEDGGSRSEGSSDSKSSLEGASHDVQSVQHPSHHHSHSHHAHHHETHHMFTHGLGPALAALRKKRKKFSASRSSTPAMTSSTNTNPADSSTTSSVATVLAARISSKKQLQRASSVPTRGPELTAQSSLTSSRRHEVTQSQQPSLDVAEINERMNVQQDVIVPLTPSTTEESMVASGSTSITAKRNGSATQLQRLPGIEPISGHDVFSGWL